The Manis javanica isolate MJ-LG chromosome 2, MJ_LKY, whole genome shotgun sequence genome contains a region encoding:
- the SDR16C5 gene encoding epidermal retinol dehydrogenase 2, producing MALSLNAAKKLLIFLGKSLLALLKSVVFAFIPKSRKNIAGETILITGSGSGLGRLLALKFAQLGSVVVLWDINQEGNEETCRMVRETGASRVYAYTCDCSRREEVYRVADQVKREVGDVSILVNNAGIVTGKKFLNCPDELMEKSFDVNFKAHLWTYKAFLPAMIAKKHGHLVCISSSAGLVGVNGLADYCASKFAAFGFAESVFVETFVQQQKGIKTTIVCPFFIKTGMFEGCTTGCPLLLPILEPEYAARKILDGILQEKLYVYIPRSLYLIMFFKSILPLRMLLLMADYLGIFYSMDNFSGPKKKD from the exons ATGGCTCTCAGCCTGAATGCAGCAAAGAAATTGCTCATTTTCTTAGGAAAATCACTGCTTGCTCTTCTTAAGTCTGTGGTTTTTGCCTTCATCCCAAAGTCACGGAAGAACATTGCTGGTGAAACCATACTCATAACAGGCTCTGGTAGTGGACTTGGAAGGCTCTTAGCCCTCAAATTTGCCCAGCTTGGATCTGTGGTGGTTCTCTGGGATATCAACCAGGAGGGGAATGAGGAAACATGCAGGATGGTTCGGGAAACTGGCGCCTCAAGAGTGTACGCCTATACCTGCGATTGCAGTAGAAGGGAGGAAGTATACAGAGTGGCTGATCAG GTTAAAAGAGAAGTTGGTGATGTTTCCATCCTAGTCAACAATGCTGGAATCGTAACAGGCAAAAAGTTCCTCAACTGTCCAGATGAGCTTATGGAAAAGTCTTTTGATGTGAATTTCAAAGCACATTTATGG ACTTACAAAGCCTTTCTGCCTGCTATGATAGCTAAGAAGCATGGACATTTGGTTTGCATTTCAAGTTCAGCTGGATTAGTTGGAGTAAATGGACTGGCAG aTTACTGTGCAAGTAAATTTGCAGCCTTTGGATTTGCTGAATCTGTATTTGTAGAAACATTTGTCCAGCAACAAAAGGGGATCAAAACAACTATTGTGTGcccattttttataaaaacaggaaTGTTTGAAGGTTGTACTACAGG GTGTCCTCTTTTGTTGCCAATTctggaaccagaatatgcagccAGAAAGATACTAGATGGTATCCTGCAAGAAAAACTCTATGTGTATATACCAAGGTCTTTATACttaatcatgttttttaaaag TATCTTGCCCCTCAGGATGCTACTGCTTATGGCTGACTATCTGGGCATCTTTTATTCAATGGATAACTTCAGTGGCccaaagaaaaaagactaa